A region of Kribbella sp. NBC_01245 DNA encodes the following proteins:
- a CDS encoding GspE/PulE family protein yields the protein MKHRARTLTPEDLRIERHRARRLAGQHGLPTADLRSVTPAAEATALIDEAAARSLTAIPLELRGEAVLVAVADPAVGTQVATAIGRPVLLTIASTPDIQHAIGNSYRALAGVDSRVRQFEAMFRQESTQARVAVANEGAPVVQVVQLIITQGLRDRASDIHIEPHDDRVRVRFRVDGALRDQLELPGSIGPAVVSRIKVLANLNIVERRRAQDGQIRMEVEGRSVDIRVSTAAVVGGEKVVLRLLDRSRPLYRLEQLGMPPELATRYAGLLRTPYGMVICAGPTGSGKTTTLYGSLGELDSPERNIMTIEDPVEYSYASINQIQINEAAGITFAAGLRSILRQDPDVILVGEVRDVETARIAVQAALTGHFVLSSLHATDAAAALYRLLDMGIENFLVASSVLAVMSQRLVRRICPDCREYYEPPAEEIAFLREAGGEVPIEGLVRGAGCNFCARTGYLERTGVYELMPVSDAIRELVVDRAPHDEIRKTARYEGMRTLPEEAARLVQSGVTTVAEVVRSIYLAGS from the coding sequence ATGAAGCACCGGGCTCGCACGCTCACCCCTGAGGACCTGCGGATCGAGCGCCATCGGGCCAGGCGGCTGGCCGGGCAGCACGGGCTGCCGACCGCCGACCTGCGTTCGGTCACGCCGGCGGCGGAGGCCACGGCCCTGATCGACGAGGCGGCGGCCCGGTCGCTGACCGCCATCCCGCTCGAGCTCCGGGGCGAGGCAGTGCTGGTCGCGGTGGCCGATCCGGCGGTGGGAACCCAGGTCGCGACCGCGATCGGGCGGCCGGTGCTGCTGACGATCGCGTCCACGCCGGATATCCAGCACGCCATCGGCAACTCCTATCGGGCCCTGGCCGGCGTCGACTCGCGCGTCCGTCAGTTCGAGGCGATGTTCCGGCAGGAGTCCACCCAGGCGCGCGTCGCCGTCGCGAACGAGGGCGCTCCCGTCGTCCAGGTCGTCCAGCTGATCATCACCCAAGGCCTGCGCGACCGTGCCTCGGATATCCACATCGAGCCGCACGACGACCGGGTCCGGGTGCGCTTCCGGGTCGACGGTGCGCTGCGGGACCAGCTCGAACTGCCCGGGTCGATCGGACCCGCGGTGGTCAGCCGGATCAAGGTGCTCGCGAACCTGAACATCGTCGAACGCCGCCGGGCGCAGGACGGTCAGATCCGGATGGAGGTCGAAGGCCGTTCGGTCGACATCCGGGTCTCGACCGCCGCGGTGGTGGGCGGCGAGAAGGTGGTCTTGCGGCTGCTCGACCGGAGTCGTCCGCTGTACCGGCTGGAACAGCTCGGCATGCCCCCCGAGTTGGCCACCCGGTACGCCGGGCTCCTGCGGACGCCGTACGGCATGGTGATCTGCGCGGGTCCGACCGGCAGCGGCAAGACCACCACCTTGTACGGATCGCTCGGGGAGCTGGACAGTCCCGAGCGGAACATCATGACGATCGAGGATCCGGTGGAGTACTCGTACGCCTCGATCAACCAGATCCAGATCAACGAGGCGGCCGGGATCACGTTCGCGGCCGGGCTGCGGTCGATCCTGCGGCAGGACCCCGACGTGATCCTGGTCGGCGAGGTGCGTGATGTCGAGACGGCCCGGATCGCCGTACAGGCCGCGCTGACCGGGCACTTCGTGCTCTCCTCGTTGCACGCGACGGACGCGGCGGCGGCGCTGTACCGCCTGCTGGACATGGGGATCGAGAACTTCCTGGTCGCGTCGTCGGTGCTGGCGGTGATGTCGCAGCGGCTGGTTCGGCGGATCTGCCCGGACTGCCGTGAGTACTACGAACCACCTGCCGAGGAGATCGCCTTCCTGCGGGAGGCGGGCGGCGAGGTGCCGATCGAAGGGCTGGTCCGCGGAGCCGGTTGCAACTTCTGTGCCCGGACGGGCTATCTGGAACGGACCGGCGTCTACGAGTTGATGCCGGTGTCCGACGCGATCCGCGAGCTGGTGGTGGATCGCGCGCCACATGACGAGATT